A window of Phragmites australis chromosome 2, lpPhrAust1.1, whole genome shotgun sequence genomic DNA:
CTCGAAGGCCTTGTGCACTTCCCCCCGTTCTTCTGTAAAAGCTGGAAACAAAATTTGACTTATTTTGACCTGTCTTGTACCAAGATTCCTGATGAAAGGACATCTGAACCTGGAGCCTTGCACATACGGTGTCACAAATCATCTTGCCCCTGGCATGAGTATATACTTGACATTTGCAATGCAATCTAATACAGAGTTGGGCAAAAAACCAAACCATGCTTACAACCGAGCTGATAGTTTCCATGACAGAAAGTTCAAACCGATGGAGTTCATCAAAGACTTCAACTCCTCATGCTGGATGGGAGGGTTAAAAGCAAAATCAGCGAAGGAATTTGGAAATGCAAGGTGctatagaagattaaaaaatttctCCAACAGATGTTTAATGATGGCCTCCAAACAGCATCCATGTTAAAAATGCGAGGTTGGAAGAGCAGCGAAGTCTGCTGTCTATACCgtagaaaagaaaatgttgatCACATTTTCTTCGAATGCATTCTCGCTAACTTCACATGGAGAGTGTGATTAGGGAATGTTTTGGCTGGTCTGAACAACCTTGACTCTTGACTTTACCCCTGACTGGTTGTCTCAGAAACTTAACCTACCTACAAATATGGGTCTCTTCTTTTTTGCAGGGCTTTGCTAGGCGATGTGGAATGTTCGAAACAAATGACGATTGAAAAGAATTTCCTCAAAAGGCCAATTGATTCTCTTCTTAAAAGTCTTACATTCTTGCAGAGCTGGAAAATATTGCTCAAGGAGGGTGACAAGGAGATGATTGAACTGGCTCTTGAGCAGTTGATGTTTTGGTGCAACAATTTCCATCCAAACGTTGTAGTCCAATCGGATGCCTAGGAGCTGTAATATGGGAGTCTGTACTTTGTTTTTGGTGTCTGTATGCTTTTTAGTGGTGCTAGTAACTCTGGCTTGGTCATTGTACTGTGGTGCTAGTTTTTTTCGTTTACTGTGTGAACTGTTAGTTGTATTCTGTTAATTGCTTTCAATGGAAGCAGAGGTCTCTTctccgataaaaaaaaaaattccaaagagAGGCAATGCATATGTAGTATGTGGTCAATAATCTAGACTTTGAGTATCTCTGAACTTGTACATGATTGATGTCTGTTTTGCAGGTTTTATATATGCTATACATGATTATTGTTGTTTATGTAAAGAAGTCTGCCTCCGAACTCTATTGAGCTTATGAGGATGTTTTTTTGTACATGTTTCTTGGTTATATGGTTGTCAATCTGCCATCCATGAGCACTTTGTACAAGAAGGGTTTGCCAAGGTTTAGAAATGAAACATTTGTTCGCTATACATTTTTCTCAGTATTACTCATTTATGAAGGAAATATCCATTTTCTAGATGTCCTTTTTCAGCTGATGTATATCCTTATCACTGTATTTTTCATCAACACAAGTAGAAACTATGGACAGTTGAAATTTACTGTGTTGATTATCTGGTTCAGTACCTCAGTCGCAGACTCGCAGTTTCATTGTTGAGGTTTCTACTTATTTGGTGTTGCTTTTGTCTCTTAATGCACTATTGCAGTACAATATTCATGCCAATGCAATGGATTTCTGTTCTTATGAATATTTTGGTGCCACCACTTGATATTTGATTATATTATCGTGTAACTGCATCTCTGTAGCGGAGTACTATTCATAAAgaatgttttttcctttttcttcatgCCTCTCTGGTTTCAGAAGTTAATCCAGAAAATTAGCAAAGCACGGACTTCTGTTGTTAAGCAAAGTGGCCTCGCTGCAATATTTCTATCACaataaattttgattaaaaattagtctctttagtttttaCGATATTAGtgttatttagttacaaaacatataaaattagaagaaaagttaaaaattatgttagtggaaTAGAAAATTATTATGCTTCAAACTTGTACCtgaatcatatatatatatatatatatatatatatatatatatatatatatatatatatatatatatatatatatatatatatatattggttcAATTCGTATACATTTTGACCAACGTCAAAATCGTACGTTAAGTGTAGACAACCCAACCAAATTCAGAATAGGTTTGTCTTACGTGTGTGTTATGTCTTGCATGTTTAGCTGTTTGATACGATGAACTTGAGCTACACGGTGATTCTTAATCTATTGTCTTAGtaagaatttaattttttattatgaattttagctattgattaattatattttgcattgactctttatttaggtatttgatttttataataatttattttttctaagactatatttgatatggatccttattttttctattctaacccaaATTTCaactattatttattttatattatttgaTCTCTTTATTTAGATTTGATTTTCAAACTGTATGAAAATCGAACtggtaatttttcataatttttaatttcgaaatttactatttattaattatatttgatatgactCTTTAGTTTAATCTAGATCATTAAATGTTTATAATAATGAGTAGTctagattatttttttcttccaattAACATGGAAATTTCGTGGCCTCGAGAGTAAATATGGAGGGTCCTTTTCcttctcaaatattaagataatagattctACTATGCTTATCATTTGAGCTGCAAGCCTCTAGGGTCATGCATTTATTCATTCGTGGTAAGGAGGCATGCATGGAGTGTGCCTATCACTCGACAATGGCGACCTGAAAGCAAAATGTCCATTCAGATGGACTATGTCATATTGTCatgttcttttcttcttttttattggATCCTTTTTCTTGGGGTTTTCATTGAAGACATTTTAATAGGTGTAAACCCGGGGCTAAAACCCTGGACTAGCAATGACGCACCCTTGCGCTTTGCCAGGGAGCCACGCGCCGGCTTGCATCGTTCTTTTCTTCTTGCTAGCATTTGCCGGCATTGCACTTGTATCCTGCTTTTTCCCTTTATTTTGTACATCCTGGAAACAAAATTGACTTGTTTTTACTTGGTGTCGCAAATCATCTTTGCCCGTGTATATTTGGCATTTGCTAATGTATTCTATCACAGAGGTGGGGCAGATAATCAAAGATAACTTCTAAACTTTACTTGCTTGATGGAATTGCTAATTTAGATAGAACATATTTTATCAGATGGTCAGGTCCACATGCTCCCATAAATTGGGTAGGGTACATGGAAGTGGAGGGGGTCCTTCTCCACCTCCAACTACAAAGGTCCATTCCTTCACACATCAAGCACCCATTCCTAGCAATGAACTCTTTCCTGAGCAACAGAGGAACCTTGTGCAAGAAACAGGCAAGGTTGGGTGGATGCAATTGACCTCCATTACATTCATGTGGTCCATCTCCTGGCTAAAGGGTGTTAAGTGCAATGCAACTGCATGTCAGGAGGTGAAATCACGGGTGAGGTGCCCTGAACCATCTGAACGAAAAGCAGCAGTGAAGCCGACGGCGATCTGGTTCGTCGAATCCGCCATCTTGCGGTTAGGATCATCTATGGTTGAGAAGATGTGAATCGTCAACGGCATGCTATATATTTTCTTGCAGCAAAGAGAAATAATACTACCACCAGTGACGAATGGGTTGTCAAAGCTTGGATATCaacgttttttttaaaaaaaatgcatgagaCTGGAACATATATCTGCGGTTAAAACCAAGTGTTAGAACGACTCATGTTAACCTGTCATGCATGGTGGTCATTGCGCTGCAGGACTGTACATGCAAGCATGTGCCACCCCTGCATTTCTTGGAGGTTGCAACCATATATCTTTGGTCCCTGAACCCCTGATGATGTGTCTCAAAATAGATAAAGGTTCTAAAGTTGCAGAGAGCCTTGCAGTACGAGCAAGCTGCTTGAAACAGACCTGGATGATGCGCTTGTAGCTTTGTGGCGAAATGGCAAGTGTGAATCTATGGCGGCCACTAGGAATGGTGAGGGATCAGAGGGTACTTACTGTGCTGCACGTACGCAAGCGTGCCTAGCTTAcacatccatgcatgaagtttATGCACATTGTTGTGTATATGTTGCCACTGCAGAAGTAGTGCTGCTGTTGGCACGAGCTGTGTTTGTGACCGAAGACACAAGAGTTCATTCCTGTTTACAAAACGAACATTTCACAGGACTATTGTCGCAGCTGGGTACGTGAATGGAATATATGCATATGGTGTCCTTGTGCTATGACTTCACAGTTCGATTTTGGATAGCTCGTAGAACGTACAAAAGTAGTACTATATATAGATAGGAAGTTTTACAGTACACTCAAATCAATAAAAGTCAGtaatctttcttttcttttttgcgaaaggggatttatattaaatattaagTAAAGTATATCCTCGAATTACAAAGAGCATCCTaggaacaaaagaaaatacaaaAGAGAACACCACGATCTTTTCTGTCATCTTCTTCCATTCCGACGGCCTTTGCCAGTCTGCTCGTTGACGCAGCAGCACGAATTTAATACTCAATCATCCGTTCAACTAATCTATATAAGGTTGACTCATGCAACCAAACCTACCCTTGATCAATGGATGATTGAGATTTAATACTCGTCTTACCTTGTAGAAGTTAAGAGGAGTACCGTAGAACAACCTTATATAGATTAGTTGAACGAAACTCCTAAAAATGAAGTTAGTATCCGTTGCTATCTAGTACCTGGTTCACCGAAATAATCACTACCTTATAACCTCAAATCCTAAGCATGTATGCATGGCCTGCAAAACAGAGGTTAGACCCTTTGCTAAAAAGAGTCTATCTAAGAGCATATTCAAAAGATGCCTAAAAACTCACTCCTAATATAACCATATAGGGAGCATTATCAATAAAATTAACTATCTAAATCTCCTCTATCTTGAACAGATTCCCTACATCCAATCCCTATATTCCAATAgactcctctctcttccctctcctctgTCGCTTCCCTCTCCTCTGTCGCTGACATGTGGACCCCACCCTTCATCTCCCTCCATCCTCCCTTAAAGTTCATGGCGTGCGCAGTAGCAGCATACGCGAGCTCGTCAACTCCGGCGGGGGACAGAACATCAGCGAGGTGGAGCGAATCTCTAGAAGGAGGTGATGCGTGCTTCTTCTTAGTGGGCGACGATAGCAGGAAGATGACCAGCAGAACATACGCGTTGGCCAATCATCGGCACATCGACCAGAACAAGGAGATAATGACACCATGTCGACAACACGCGCACTAGCACTCAAGGAGGCACAGCCGGGGAACAGCACAACGGCAACCGAGGCCAACATAACAAAGCATGGGCGGATACATGCACCAGCCTAGCAACGATGACACAGCCAATTGGCAGATCAACACGGCGGCTACAACTCGCACGACAACGTGCTACCAAATCATCAAAAAAGAAAACCAAATCAAACCAACAGCGGAAGCTCAATAGCACGGTGGAAACACATCACCGGCTAGTACACATGCATGACCAGTCAGCAGATGGGCAAGCACAGTGGCAGGGAAGGCGGCGCACAACTTGCAACAGGACACACCAGACTGCTGGACACTAACACTTTCAGTTGGCTCCCCGACTTTGTTGTTCATCAAGAGGTCAAAGCTGAGCGCGGTGGTGGACGGTGACACAATCTTAGCAACAACAAATCGGTGATGCAGCAGAGCTTCTGCTCTTCTTCCATCTGCGTGTTGTGGGTAGCAGTGAGCAGCAGTAAGGGGCTTCAGCCGGTCTTCCCTCTGCGCATCGTGGGTAGCATGGGGCTTCGGCCCGAGCCCTCTTCTCCTCGGTGTGGCGGCAGCAGCACTTGGCGGAGGAGCAGGAGGCGCGGGCAGGTGGGAGCAAGTAGGTGGATTTAGGTGGGATTGGGAGTCTGGCTTATTCCCAACTTCTAGCTAGGATAAAGGGAGATAGATAAAAGGAGATATTGTGAACATCTAAACATTGGAAACTATGTAGGGCATCTATTGAAGAGAGTTTTTAGAGATAAAATCCATAAATTTAACTATAGGGAGTTATATTAGGCTTCTTATGGAGATGCTTAAGAGGGATTAGGTAATCTTGTATTATATTAAGAAGGAATCAAAcactcaaatttgaattagggtGGATCCACTGTGTCGACAAAGGGGGCTCAAGCTCCCTACCCCTAGGTGCACCCGAGAGCCCCTAATTCTCTCCttcaattttagatatgaaagatgaagaagaagagagagaaaagaagagagataacCTCCCTACTTGATGACCCTAGATTCGTCACTTATTCGAGCCTAATATGACTCAGACTTCCGTGTGGAGATGTACACTTACAACTCCCACCATCTAAACTATAGAGGTAGCCTAAAATTAAAGATACTTCAATCAAAATGATTTGATATCTAGTTCAAGCAATGTAACTCTTCTTCCGGCTCCCTCTATTTCGCAATGTAAGCTTTTTCATCACGTACTATAGATCCAACTTTTTTCACATCACTAAAACAAATGTGGAGTGAAAGTATCATGACAACTACGGCCACTTTGGTAAATTGATTTTCTTCagtttcaaaagaaaagaaaagaaaatattactCCCTCACATTTTACTATTTATAGTTTAGTGCTTGGTTCGTGACTACAGTGTTGCATACCACGATTTGTTACAGCACATGTGCCATAAATTCGTGCGCGTGCTTCTAAACTTTGTGGTTAGTGCGGCGAGTAATTTCTTCACCACAAAAAAGATAAATGGGGAATACAATAAAGTTGTAGCTTAGcaatttttgcaataacaaGTGGTGATCGATGCTGGTTTcctaaaaagagaaaattcaaGGGGCTAAAATGCATATGTACGCACGCCATGGGCAGCAGTACCAcaccgtcactccccttctttaaaaggAAACCACGCTGCGCCCGAGGCTTGTCCATGCAGTTGCCCTATCTTTTCCCCTCACAACGTCCCATCGTCTCGCAACAAGCCCTGATctcccatctccatctccaacCCCAGCTCTCCAGCGATCGGTAAGAACATGCAGTAGATGTGTTCTTAGTTCTTTGTAAATCCATAGATCTGCCCTTTCTCTTCTTGGCcattttccatttctttttctGCTATTTCGTGGGGTAGTTCCAGTTGCCGCAAATGGGAGCTGTAAAGAACTGCGAGCCTGCGATGAGTTGCAAGTGGGGAAACGAACTGCAACAGCAGCTGCCTACCCTAGCTAGCAAGATCTTTTGCGTGTGAATTTGTTGGATTTGGctttctatttttattcctCTCCATATGCAGATCTCGTTGGCTAATGCTTTTGCAACATGTGCTGCTTTTAGGTTTCtatatatctttatttttttgttgaagTGGCATTCTTTGTTTAAAGGCTTTGCTCCAACAATTTCTTGCTTTTTTATATCTTTAATTTGTTTCTCGAAGTGATATGAGTTGTTCAAAGCTTAATTTGTCCAAAACTAATTAATTTCTTGCTTTCTTCGAATTATGTTCTCGTGCTTTTGTGTCTTGTCCATGAGTGGATCCATCTTTTGCTGGATGTTATTTACCTCTCGAGATAGGTTCTTTCTCTGTTAGTTAGATCCTTCAGATCTATGCTGACTTTACGGATTTTTTCTTGAAATATGGTTTAGGGTCTCTTTTATCTGAATATTGAAGCAGCATTTGTGAACCTTGAGGCTTGAGCCATGAATTAGTGAACTTTTTGTGCTTTTTTCCGCTACCAAGATTTCCCTTTTAAATAGCCAAAAGTGATGAGATCTTGGCATGCGTGTACCAGGGACTGCTTGATTAGTGCTGCGTACTTAGTTTGTGCTTTTAGGTTTGTACTTACGTCCAACAAACAGTCAAATCAAGTTGTTCTTAATATCACAGCTGCATAAACCTAAACTAGATCTCTAAATACATAAAATCCAATGTGATTGTCTATTTGATTTCTTAATTAATCCCGTCAAATATGTCGAAAGTATGTCGAATTGAAGCACCACAATGAAACATGATATTTCTAGTTTCCAAGCTGCCTAGCTACAAAAACTCAAGCAATTGCAACTGAAAAGTTGGCATGAACTGACCATCTATACTACAAATTGATTAAGAGTTCTCATGCACATTTGTCATATTGCTGATCTACCATACTCTGCTGATCTACCATGCAATCACTTAAAGGAAACTGTGACTGTGCGTGAGAGGATGGGGAGGGGGAAGATTGAGAtcaagagaatcgagaacacaacgAGCCGCCAAGTGACCTTCTGCAAGCGTAGGAACGGGCTGCTGAAGAAGGCGTATGAGCTCTCCATCCTCTGCGACGCTGAGATCGCTTTGATCGTCTTCTCCGGACGAGGACGCCTCTATGAGTATTCCAATAACAGGTATATACTACACATACCTGCGTGGATGTTATGGGATTGGCTAATTTTCATTTCATGCTATATTTCTTCTTAATTCAAAGTAACCAGCAGGTGATGCTAGTTTTTTCGGTGAAGTTAATGGTACTAATCCTTCAAAAAAAGTTAATGGTACTAGGCGACTAGCTAGCAGACCTGTATCTATCTCCCAAAATGCACATAGAAATACAAAGACAACGTAGATGGATATCGCTGAGtcttttctttttagctagCTAGGTCATCTTTTGGCGCATTTACCTCCAGTTTTCCTGGATGCAAATCATGCCTTGGAACCACATTTGCGTGGATCTAATGGCGTCAACTTATACATGGAAGTCCATTCTCAATGAGCATTATGCTGTGCACCGTTTGTTATTTACTTTGAAACAAAGCGATGTTATTTTCATTAACTCCACCGATTCGTAGTATTTAGTTCCCGATGGAGGAATTCAGACACATGAGGTCTTGAAAAGAATTTTGGAAACATGCATGAAAATCACAATGTTATTTTTTGAATAATCACTTTAGTGATGATCTGAACAAGCGGTAATAAACCACATGGCTCTGGTTAAGTACTATGGCTCTTTAGCACACTTATATGATGGCAGTGAACGCAAAACAACGTTGCATGTTAGAAGTTCATCAACCCCTCTTCCCATGTTTTTGCTATTCATGATAAGCTCGATGATTTAGTCTGGCTTGTGACTGATCATTCCGATATTTTTCCTGTCAATATATATTCCATGCATTCATCAGTGCTATGGTGATATATATACTCGCATTTGGTAGCTTGCTGCGTTTGCGCAATGGATATTAAAGAAGCAGACTACTTGTGTGATAGTTTGGGACTCCGGTAGATCTCTTTTTCATTCATGCATGAAACAAGCGACCTCATAACGGAGCTCCCCACAGTTGCAAGTTCTAGTCCTTGGGAGTTGGGAGAGGTGCTTCCTGCTGTGCTATGCATCAGCATCGCATGCATGCCCCTTCCTTGAAAAGGTTCTTTCATTTCATGCGCACTACTGTAGGTTCTCCCTGCTCCGCTTCCTTGGTGGTGCTAAGGAGACGTTAAAGAGCGCCTTTGACTCCTTGTATTTTTGCACCGGGAACTTTTCCGGACACTGGACTCTAGCCATTCAAATGATGTGTgcattctctctcttcttctttttttgtgagGAGATTTGTGCATTCTCTAACAAGTCTTTAGGCTATTTGCATCTTTTTGTGCAACGTATAGTAAGACAACATGTACACACGTCCTAGTACTTAGCCTGGACCTGGAATTATGAATGTTTTTCCCCAAGTGGGAAAGATATCTACACATATTACTCCCCACGTTCTTTTACGATCGATCGACGTATCTATTTGGTGGAACTAACAGCTTTTGATTTCACAACATTTGGATCAGCATAAGATCGACAATTGAGAGGTACAAGAAAGCCTCTGCCAGCACTTCAGGATCAGCTCCAGTGATAGATGTCAATTCTCATGTAAGAATTCATTCAATGATTTTCTCCATTTTATCTAATTGCATTATGTATGATACTATGATCACACGCCTTATCAGTTGGCTTAAGCGCGCTTTGCATCAACTTCAAACCTTAACGAGCTATAGCCTTGATATATAAACCTTACTTTTAACTATAAGATACACACTAGTACTTATATTGTGAAGATTTTTATTGCTTCCTCTTAACTCCCACGCACTGGATTTTTTACAGCAATACTTTCAGCAAGAAGCAGCAAAGCTGCGCCAGCAGATTCAAACCTTGCAGAACTCAAACAGGTAAGCCACCTAACTAGTTTCTATTAACTGATCTAACTTTATTTGTGTGTGCAATGATGCTACGTACAACGGTAGACATGATCGTCGTTCGTTCCTACGGTAAATACTACTTGTCAGGCACCTGATGGGTGAGTCAATTGGCAATATGACTGCAAAGGAGCTCAAGAACCTTGAAAGCAGGCTTGAAAGAGGCATCGGCCGAATACGGTCCAAGAAGGTAAACATGGACCAACAACCTAGTAGATAAAACTATAGATATATCAAAAGGTATAGCTAGTCAAACTTCATATTCATGTCGATTTGCATATGTTTTATATATATAGCAAAGAGATAGAATGTTAATTTCTACTTAGGATTAGGATTGACAAAAGCAATTTGTTTAATTTAACTAAATACATGTGAataatttgacataagaaaccCACCTCGTAACTAACAGTACTTTAATTCATTTtacttcccccccccccccctctgtgTTTTTCTCAGCATGAGCTGCTGCTCGCGGAGATCGAATATATGCAGAAAAGGGTAAGTTCATTCAGACATTTGTTGTTGTCAAATCTATTCTGCTATTAATTCTCTCCTATGAAACATGAACGTAGAAGTTTCAcgtgcattttggtttattatGCATCTACAGGAAGCAGATCTGCAGAATGAAAACATGTTCTTGAGAGCCAAGGTACTACTGATCACTGCTGCTGTCAGAACTCAGAACCACCTGCTGCTACTAGTCAACACACGCATTACTCAATGCTAGTAATTATTCCCTAGCTCGATAGAATTGCCCTTGGTTAATCACAATGTACACAGATTGCAGAGACTGATCGACAGCATCAGGCGGCAGAAGACCAGCAGATGGTGCCCCcgccggccggcggcggggcgACGGAGCTGGAGGCGCTGCCGGCGTCGTTCGACCCACGAGGCTACTACCAGCAGGTGCAGGTGAGCATGCTGGCCGCCTCTGCCTCGTCGTCGCAGTACTTGGAGC
This region includes:
- the LOC133909340 gene encoding MADS-box transcription factor 21-like, with the protein product MGRGKIEIKRIENTTSRQVTFCKRRNGLLKKAYELSILCDAEIALIVFSGRGRLYEYSNNSIRSTIERYKKASASTSGSAPVIDVNSHQYFQQEAAKLRQQIQTLQNSNRHLMGESIGNMTAKELKNLESRLERGIGRIRSKKHELLLAEIEYMQKREADLQNENMFLRAKIAETDRQHQAAEDQQMVPPPAGGGATELEALPASFDPRGYYQQVQVSMLAASASSSQYLEHPQEHHQTALHLGYHIKVDSAAGKGLL